Proteins co-encoded in one Gehongia tenuis genomic window:
- a CDS encoding metal-dependent transcriptional regulator, with the protein MTGFKTVRGYTGENRLMEETGLTTAMEDYVEMLRRLSPNGAPVKSGDLARALSVSDPSASKMAGRLLALGLIAHEKHGALTLTAEGQKLGDHLLARHREVESLLLNLGIRREVLRQAELIEHHFTEEAMVRIAKFNRYVRENPGNFVSFWKDV; encoded by the coding sequence ATGACGGGATTTAAAACGGTCCGGGGCTACACCGGAGAGAATCGGCTGATGGAGGAGACGGGGCTCACCACGGCCATGGAGGACTACGTGGAGATGCTGCGGCGGCTGTCCCCGAACGGGGCGCCGGTAAAATCCGGGGATCTGGCCCGGGCGCTGTCGGTGAGCGACCCCTCGGCCAGCAAGATGGCGGGGCGGCTTTTGGCCCTCGGGCTCATCGCCCATGAGAAGCACGGCGCGCTCACCCTCACCGCGGAGGGGCAGAAGCTGGGCGATCACCTGCTTGCCCGCCACCGGGAGGTGGAGAGCCTGCTGCTCAACCTGGGAATCCGCCGGGAGGTGCTGCGCCAGGCGGAGCTCATCGAGCACCATTTCACCGAGGAGGCCATGGTCCGCATCGCCAAATTCAACCGCTATGTGCGGGAGAATCCGGGCAATTTTGTGTCATTTTGGAAAGATGTTTGA
- a CDS encoding FeoA family protein: MMNQVIPLNEVPEGRKAVIRGLRENGGFEKRLSDLGFVEGSAVTPLFISPSGDPRAFFLRGAVVALRRDAAQGILVEV; encoded by the coding sequence ATGATGAATCAAGTGATCCCTCTGAACGAAGTGCCCGAGGGCAGGAAAGCCGTGATCCGCGGGCTTCGGGAAAACGGGGGTTTTGAAAAACGGCTGTCCGATCTGGGCTTTGTGGAGGGCAGCGCCGTCACGCCGCTGTTCATCTCGCCCAGCGGGGACCCGAGAGCATTCTTCCTCAGAGGCGCTGTGGTGGCCCTCCGCCGGGACGCCGCCCAGGGCATTCTGGTGGAAGTGTAG
- the feoB gene encoding ferrous iron transporter B produces MSRSTKGGLTLALAGNPNVGKSTLFNALTGMHQHTGNWPGKTVQLAEGRTWVGEREVRLVDLPGTYSLSSHSPEEEVARDFILGGADGVIVVLDATALERNLILALQILEMTPRVVLCLNLMDEAARRGFKVDPDALGRQLGVLVVPTAAAKKQGLAELMEAAVAVTGDGEYGQGAMDGACQAEDEGRCQRTADPWGENGASGRKREGDGQTSPIAAPCAASKRGGGTGEKIDCACEEKALDANSESDYRYCGISGPEPANDRGNQREKAMDMESPTGAGQPDRREGAAENEQREKPAGTRSGRGHCPKDDMRTAQEGAEAVGSHREARMAENAGQGKPTGTRSGRGHCPHGRACRGCPYASRSALERYRALYGDGEGVPERQAPRDPVHYGRAEPVIGALAGVLGSRYAALVALELATGTQPDRTKKETWTLIEGARAQLKELVDASPETYGAQCRAKEAGRVAAKVVSGGHRSGRVDRILTSKRFGIPIMIAFLALILWITIAGTNVPSAYLAQAFEALKGWLQPVLLNLGMSAFFVGLIVDGMVGTLGWVVSVMLPPMAIFFPLFTLLEDLGVLPRIAFNLDGYFQRAKACGKQALTMCMGLGCNAVGVVGCRIIDSERERMIAILTNNFMPCNGRFPILIAISAVFFGGALGSAAGAAAVLAAVLLGVFATLAVSRILSGTLLKGMPSAFTLELPPYRKPQIAKVLVRSVLDRTLFVLGRAAAVAAPAGILIFLLANIEVGEGSLLSAFTAFLDPAGRLMGLDGVILAAFILGIPANETVIPIMLMAYLATGTLTEAGSMAELAAILKGQGWTMVTAVNVMILTIMHFPCATTLWTIKKETGSLKWTALAFLLPTLTGVILCVLIHGLAGLWPLVFG; encoded by the coding sequence ATGAGTAGATCGACGAAGGGCGGGCTCACCCTCGCCCTGGCTGGCAACCCCAATGTGGGGAAATCCACCCTGTTCAACGCCCTCACCGGCATGCATCAGCACACCGGCAACTGGCCGGGCAAGACCGTTCAGCTTGCCGAGGGCCGCACCTGGGTGGGCGAGCGGGAGGTCCGGCTGGTGGATCTCCCCGGTACCTATTCCCTGTCCTCCCATTCGCCGGAGGAGGAGGTCGCCCGGGATTTCATCCTGGGCGGCGCGGACGGGGTGATCGTGGTGCTGGACGCCACCGCCCTGGAGCGCAATCTGATCCTGGCACTGCAGATCCTGGAGATGACCCCCCGGGTTGTTTTGTGCCTCAATCTCATGGATGAGGCCGCCCGGCGGGGCTTCAAGGTGGACCCGGACGCCCTCGGACGGCAGCTGGGCGTTCTCGTTGTGCCCACCGCCGCCGCAAAAAAGCAGGGGCTTGCCGAGCTCATGGAGGCTGCCGTCGCCGTGACCGGAGACGGAGAGTATGGGCAGGGAGCGATGGACGGCGCATGCCAAGCGGAGGACGAAGGGCGGTGTCAGAGGACCGCCGATCCGTGGGGAGAGAATGGAGCGTCCGGCCGGAAGCGCGAAGGTGATGGGCAGACCAGCCCCATCGCGGCCCCGTGCGCAGCCAGCAAAAGGGGCGGAGGCACCGGTGAAAAAATAGATTGTGCATGCGAGGAAAAAGCCTTGGATGCGAATAGTGAAAGCGATTACAGATATTGTGGGATATCTGGCCCCGAACCCGCAAATGACCGCGGGAACCAGCGGGAAAAAGCCATGGATATGGAGAGCCCGACTGGAGCCGGACAGCCGGACCGGCGGGAGGGCGCGGCTGAAAACGAACAGCGGGAAAAGCCGGCAGGCACGCGGAGTGGAAGGGGGCACTGCCCCAAAGACGATATGCGAACGGCGCAGGAGGGAGCCGAAGCGGTGGGAAGCCATCGGGAGGCCCGCATGGCGGAAAACGCCGGGCAAGGAAAGCCGACAGGCACGCGGAGTGGAAGGGGGCACTGCCCCCATGGAAGAGCGTGCAGGGGATGCCCCTACGCCTCGAGAAGCGCTCTTGAGCGCTATCGGGCGCTCTACGGCGACGGGGAAGGCGTGCCGGAACGGCAAGCCCCCCGGGATCCGGTGCATTACGGCAGGGCCGAACCGGTGATCGGCGCACTGGCAGGCGTGCTGGGCAGCCGCTATGCGGCGCTGGTCGCCCTGGAACTGGCCACGGGAACACAGCCGGACCGCACGAAAAAAGAGACCTGGACCCTCATTGAGGGCGCCAGGGCGCAGCTCAAGGAGCTCGTGGATGCCTCGCCCGAGACCTATGGCGCCCAGTGCCGGGCGAAGGAGGCCGGCAGGGTGGCGGCTAAGGTGGTTTCCGGTGGGCACCGCAGCGGCCGCGTGGACCGCATCCTCACCTCGAAGCGGTTCGGTATCCCCATCATGATCGCCTTTCTGGCGCTCATCCTTTGGATCACCATCGCCGGGACGAACGTGCCCTCCGCTTATCTGGCGCAGGCCTTCGAAGCCCTGAAGGGCTGGCTTCAGCCCGTTCTGCTGAACCTGGGTATGTCCGCCTTCTTCGTGGGCCTCATCGTGGACGGCATGGTGGGCACCCTGGGCTGGGTGGTCTCCGTGATGCTGCCGCCCATGGCCATCTTCTTCCCCCTGTTCACCCTGCTGGAGGACCTGGGCGTGCTTCCCCGCATCGCCTTCAACCTGGACGGCTACTTCCAGCGGGCCAAAGCCTGCGGCAAACAGGCCCTGACCATGTGCATGGGCCTTGGATGCAATGCGGTGGGGGTGGTGGGATGCCGGATCATCGACTCCGAACGGGAGCGCATGATCGCCATTCTTACCAACAACTTTATGCCCTGCAACGGGCGGTTTCCCATCTTGATTGCGATTTCGGCGGTGTTCTTCGGCGGCGCGCTGGGGTCCGCCGCCGGCGCTGCGGCCGTGCTCGCGGCCGTGCTCCTCGGCGTTTTCGCCACCCTTGCCGTCTCCCGCATCCTCTCCGGCACCCTCCTAAAGGGTATGCCCTCCGCCTTCACCCTGGAGCTGCCGCCTTACCGCAAACCGCAGATCGCCAAAGTGCTGGTGAGGTCCGTGCTGGACCGCACGCTGTTCGTGCTGGGCCGCGCCGCCGCCGTGGCCGCGCCGGCCGGTATCCTCATCTTCCTGCTCGCCAACATTGAGGTGGGGGAGGGCAGCCTTCTTTCCGCCTTCACCGCCTTCCTCGATCCCGCCGGAAGGCTGATGGGCCTGGACGGCGTCATCCTCGCCGCCTTCATCCTGGGCATCCCCGCCAACGAAACGGTGATCCCCATCATGCTGATGGCCTATCTCGCCACCGGCACCCTCACCGAGGCCGGTTCCATGGCGGAGCTCGCCGCCATCCTGAAGGGCCAGGGCTGGACGATGGTGACCGCGGTCAACGTGATGATTCTCACCATCATGCACTTCCCCTGCGCCACCACCCTTTGGACCATAAAAAAGGAAACGGGCAGCCTCAAATGGACCGCCCTCGCCTTTCTGCTGCCCACCCTCACCGGAGTGATCCTGTGCGTGCTGATCCACGGCCTGGCCGGGCTTTGGCCGCTGGTATTCGGTTGA
- a CDS encoding MATE family efflux transporter: MTKHNDGIARALIAFTVPLILSGLLQQLYNWADAFIVGNIVGEGALAAVGATHAITGLFVMAITGFTSGISILSARFYGAGDMDVQKKLLFSFTAILGVFFLAVSVAGIVGTQGMLRLLNTPADIFDMAAGYLAVILVGVPFLAVYNVYAAILRGLGNSKAPFYGVLVSSVANVALDLLFVGAFHWGVVGAAAATVISQALMTVFLVVYAVRKYEALRFRPERSLFEKGVIRQGWAISWPITVQSVMKSVGSLVLQNFMNGFGTATVAAITTAYRVDSVIMLPILNLSTGIATMTSQNIGAGEPGRARRCLSVGMVMMGVVSLALTAFVMVLGGPLVQIFGVTPEAVAIGRAFFQAIGIFYVIYGAAMALRGYVEGRGFVLFSGICGILSLGVRIGLSYGLVGVFEGRVIAYAEAFSWVFMFLMYGAWYVLNRRREHRAGIELGS; this comes from the coding sequence ATGACAAAACACAATGATGGAATTGCAAGGGCGCTGATCGCCTTTACCGTGCCCCTCATCCTGAGCGGGCTTTTGCAGCAGCTCTACAACTGGGCCGACGCCTTCATCGTGGGCAACATTGTGGGCGAGGGCGCCCTGGCCGCCGTCGGCGCTACCCATGCCATCACCGGCCTTTTTGTCATGGCCATTACCGGCTTTACCTCCGGTATCTCCATCCTCTCCGCCCGGTTCTACGGCGCGGGGGACATGGACGTGCAGAAAAAACTGCTGTTCTCCTTCACCGCCATCCTGGGCGTCTTCTTCCTGGCCGTCAGTGTGGCCGGTATTGTGGGAACACAGGGCATGCTCCGGCTGCTCAACACTCCCGCGGACATCTTTGACATGGCGGCGGGTTATCTCGCCGTCATTCTGGTGGGCGTGCCCTTTCTGGCGGTCTACAACGTCTATGCGGCGATCCTGCGCGGCCTTGGCAACAGCAAGGCGCCCTTCTACGGCGTTTTGGTCTCCTCGGTGGCCAATGTGGCGCTGGACCTCCTGTTCGTGGGCGCGTTCCACTGGGGCGTCGTCGGCGCGGCGGCGGCGACGGTCATCTCCCAGGCCCTGATGACGGTGTTTCTGGTGGTCTACGCCGTGCGTAAGTACGAGGCGCTGCGGTTCCGGCCCGAGCGCAGTCTCTTTGAAAAGGGTGTGATCCGGCAGGGCTGGGCCATCTCCTGGCCCATCACGGTGCAGTCGGTGATGAAATCGGTGGGCAGCCTGGTGCTGCAGAACTTCATGAACGGCTTTGGCACCGCCACCGTGGCGGCCATCACCACCGCCTATCGGGTGGACAGCGTCATCATGCTGCCTATTTTGAACCTCAGCACCGGCATCGCCACCATGACCTCCCAGAACATCGGCGCCGGCGAGCCCGGCCGGGCGCGGCGCTGTCTTTCCGTGGGCATGGTGATGATGGGCGTGGTATCGCTGGCCCTCACCGCCTTTGTGATGGTGCTGGGCGGCCCGCTGGTCCAGATCTTCGGCGTGACGCCCGAGGCGGTGGCCATCGGCCGGGCCTTCTTCCAGGCCATCGGTATTTTCTACGTGATCTATGGCGCCGCCATGGCGCTTAGGGGCTATGTCGAGGGCCGGGGCTTCGTCCTGTTCTCCGGTATCTGCGGCATCCTCTCCCTGGGCGTGCGCATCGGCTTGTCCTACGGGCTGGTGGGCGTGTTTGAGGGCCGCGTCATCGCTTATGCCGAGGCCTTCTCCTGGGTGTTCATGTTCCTTATGTACGGCGCTTGGTACGTGCTGAACCGCCGCAGGGAGCATAGGGCCGGCATTGAGCTGGGAAGTTGA
- a CDS encoding Fur family transcriptional regulator, with protein MAEQRYSRQRQAILEAVKSSHAHPTAEMVHQAIRAKMPSISLGTVYRNLKVLSANGEIKPLYGDANNLHYDGRCDDHPHLVCTHCHQVYDMPDEWVKRLGPLDEVSTRHEIDFVDITFYGVCEHCRTNKTKEVEFS; from the coding sequence ATGGCAGAACAGCGATACTCCCGCCAGCGCCAGGCCATTTTGGAAGCGGTGAAATCGTCCCATGCCCATCCCACGGCGGAAATGGTCCATCAGGCCATCCGGGCAAAGATGCCCAGCATATCCCTGGGCACGGTGTACCGCAACCTCAAGGTGCTCTCGGCAAACGGCGAGATCAAGCCCCTGTACGGGGACGCGAACAACCTGCACTACGACGGTCGGTGCGACGACCATCCCCATCTGGTGTGCACCCATTGTCATCAGGTGTATGATATGCCCGATGAATGGGTGAAGCGGCTGGGTCCGCTGGACGAGGTGAGCACCCGGCACGAGATTGACTTTGTGGATATCACATTCTACGGCGTGTGTGAGCACTGTCGTACAAATAAGACGAAAGAGGTGGAGTTTTCATGA
- the rbr gene encoding rubrerythrin, which yields MKLEGSKTLANLMAAFAGESQARNKYTYYASKARKEGYNQIADIFEETAGNEKEHAKMWFKLANGGIGTTAENLKDAAAGENYEWTDMYATFAKEAYEEGFDHIAKLFEGVAAIERSHEERYKALLKNVEEGKVFTREGEMVWICANCGHIHVGKEAPETCPVCAHPKAYFQLRATNY from the coding sequence ATGAAATTGGAAGGCAGCAAGACTTTGGCTAATCTGATGGCGGCGTTTGCCGGGGAGTCCCAGGCACGCAACAAGTACACCTACTATGCTTCGAAGGCCCGGAAAGAGGGTTACAACCAGATCGCGGACATCTTTGAGGAGACCGCGGGCAACGAGAAGGAACATGCCAAGATGTGGTTCAAGCTGGCCAACGGCGGCATCGGCACCACCGCGGAGAACCTGAAGGATGCGGCGGCGGGCGAGAACTACGAGTGGACGGATATGTACGCCACTTTTGCCAAGGAAGCCTATGAGGAAGGCTTCGATCACATCGCCAAGCTGTTCGAAGGCGTGGCCGCCATCGAGCGTTCCCACGAGGAGCGTTACAAGGCCCTGCTGAAGAACGTGGAAGAGGGCAAGGTATTCACCCGCGAGGGCGAAATGGTATGGATCTGCGCCAACTGCGGCCACATCCATGTGGGCAAGGAAGCGCCGGAGACCTGCCCGGTCTGCGCTCATCCCAAGGCCTACTTCCAGCTTCGTGCGACCAACTACTAA
- a CDS encoding DnaD domain-containing protein → MRQEKTCIKTRDFLIFHGMIRYRRGRKGFPSRYALVPSEGWGAPREKGEWKAGRERIEGEPGERETERERAEGEPGERKAGRERNEGGPGRRKAGRGEWDPGCGQGSILSGDGCQTRQNGARSTDAGTGRTQGPGGKRRAVRDGQDPLRNRGKRPRGPGNGGVPVEFAWEGGDKPAGKKEGSFADKINTMGSREEGSRRTSGKGDGSNGAFKTMPAKNAGWDGVHGHDAVYRPGFSPAFPAPLSKPNVKSNTNHDEDDSCVHGGEPHGPRERTADGDNSGERPTQAGKRGIDGHGIGRYGDEIGSGGMPWGAGRCGAESAFNLSPSARAFLDHLALPEDVIALAVDAALDRGARSFAYLRRVLEDWLHRGVHSVEDAENILRHRETSRLEDDMLDNLYTKF, encoded by the coding sequence ATGAGACAGGAAAAAACCTGCATAAAAACGCGGGATTTTCTCATTTTTCATGGCATGATCCGCTATCGGAGAGGCAGAAAGGGGTTTCCCTCCCGCTATGCTTTGGTGCCCAGCGAAGGATGGGGTGCGCCGCGGGAAAAGGGGGAATGGAAGGCTGGACGGGAGAGGATCGAGGGCGAGCCGGGGGAACGGGAAACTGAACGGGAAAGGGCCGAGGGCGAGCCGGGGGAACGGAAAGCCGGACGGGAGAGGAACGAGGGCGGGCCGGGGAGACGGAAGGCTGGAAGGGGGGAATGGGACCCCGGGTGCGGACAGGGTTCCATCCTGAGCGGGGATGGCTGTCAAACGCGCCAAAACGGCGCCAGAAGCACGGATGCGGGCACGGGCCGTACCCAAGGCCCGGGAGGGAAACGCCGGGCTGTGCGGGACGGGCAGGACCCGCTGAGAAACCGCGGGAAGAGGCCCCGGGGACCGGGGAATGGAGGCGTGCCGGTTGAGTTTGCATGGGAGGGCGGGGACAAGCCCGCCGGAAAAAAGGAGGGATCGTTCGCTGACAAGATAAACACCATGGGTTCGAGGGAGGAAGGATCCAGGAGGACCTCGGGGAAAGGAGATGGGTCCAATGGCGCCTTCAAAACGATGCCTGCAAAAAATGCGGGGTGGGACGGCGTGCATGGCCATGACGCCGTATATCGGCCAGGCTTTTCGCCAGCCTTTCCTGCCCCCCTATCTAAACCAAACGTAAAATCAAACACAAACCATGACGAGGACGACTCGTGTGTGCACGGGGGAGAGCCGCATGGACCTCGGGAGCGAACGGCCGATGGGGATAACAGCGGGGAGAGGCCCACTCAGGCCGGGAAAAGGGGTATTGACGGGCATGGGATTGGACGGTACGGGGATGAAATCGGCAGCGGCGGCATGCCGTGGGGAGCCGGACGATGCGGAGCGGAGAGTGCCTTCAACCTCTCGCCCTCCGCAAGAGCCTTCCTGGACCACCTCGCTTTGCCCGAAGACGTCATTGCCCTTGCCGTCGATGCCGCCCTCGACCGCGGCGCCCGCTCCTTCGCCTACCTCCGCAGGGTGCTGGAGGACTGGCTGCACCGGGGCGTCCATTCCGTGGAGGATGCTGAAAACATCCTCCGGCACCGGGAAACCTCCCGCTTGGAGGATGACATGCTGGACAATTTATACACCAAATTTTGA
- a CDS encoding LexA family protein, which produces MAEQKSWVPNLYKCRKRCGYTQTSLAQAVGVGKSTISKYEAGETAPSLDILVRLADQLGCSIDYIMGHGTKLPRVSEPPAPYRRTDTAVTVKVYGRIYSENNRTFYEDLGEQYLDVRDLNSCSEEYFILRVPDEAVSPAAKEGDFVLVHRGEAGDGKLVLAILDGEAKLRYLYRESDFLLLTSPSPAERPRLYYGERMAEAEILGQVVLVRRKLS; this is translated from the coding sequence ATGGCTGAGCAGAAATCATGGGTACCCAACCTCTACAAATGCCGTAAGCGCTGTGGATACACGCAGACCTCGCTGGCCCAGGCGGTGGGTGTGGGGAAGAGCACCATCAGCAAGTACGAAGCGGGGGAAACGGCGCCCAGTTTGGATATACTCGTGCGGCTGGCGGACCAGCTGGGATGCAGCATTGACTATATCATGGGGCACGGCACGAAGCTGCCGCGGGTGAGCGAGCCGCCGGCGCCCTATCGCAGGACGGATACGGCGGTAACGGTAAAGGTGTACGGCCGGATCTACAGTGAGAACAACCGGACCTTCTATGAGGATTTGGGGGAGCAGTACCTGGACGTACGGGATCTCAATTCCTGTTCGGAGGAGTATTTTATTTTGCGTGTTCCGGACGAGGCGGTATCGCCGGCGGCGAAGGAAGGGGATTTTGTGCTGGTGCACCGCGGGGAAGCCGGGGACGGGAAGCTGGTGCTGGCGATCCTGGACGGGGAAGCGAAGCTGCGGTATCTGTACCGGGAATCGGATTTTCTTTTGCTGACGTCGCCCTCGCCGGCGGAGCGGCCGCGGCTCTACTATGGTGAGCGGATGGCGGAAGCGGAGATACTGGGCCAGGTGGTGCTGGTGCGCCGCAAACTCAGCTAA